Proteins encoded in a region of the Anguilla anguilla isolate fAngAng1 chromosome 10, fAngAng1.pri, whole genome shotgun sequence genome:
- the crybb2 gene encoding beta-crystallin B2 isoform X1, producing MARHHHHHHHSVPPWNNMASDHQNPASKQQQPGANTFKLAIYEQENFQGRCHELTALCNHLQEAGVEKVGSVLVHCGPWVGYEQPNCKGEQFVFEKGEYPRWDSWTNSRRSDCLGAFRPIKVDSQEHKIVLYESPSFAGKKIEIIDDDVPSFHAHGYQEKVSSVRVQCGSWVGYQYPGYRGYQYVFEKGEYKECAEFGAQLPQIQSVRRIRDLQWHQRGAFHTST from the exons atGGCCagacatcatcatcaccatcatcacagTGTACCACCCTGGAACAACATGGCCAGTGATCATCAAAATCCTGCATCCAAACAGCAGCAACCAGGAGCGAATACCTTCAAG CTGGCCATCTATGAGCAGGAGAACTTCCAAGGCCGCTGTCATGAGCTGACTGCGCTCTGCAACCACCTGCAGGAGGCGGGAGTGGAGAAAGTGGGCTCAGTTCTGGTGCACTGTGGACC aTGGGTGGGATACGAACAGCCCAACTGTAAGGGGGAGCAGTTTGTGTTTGAGAAGGGCGAGTATCCTCGCTGGGACTCCTGGACCAACAGCAGACGCAGCGACTGCCTGGGCGCCTTCCGCCCCATCAAAGTG GATAGTCAGGAGCACAAAATCGTCCTGTATGAAAGCCCCAGCTTTGCAGGAAAGAAGATCGAGATCATAGATGATGATGTCCCCAGCTTCCATGCACACGGGTACCAAGAGAAAGTCAGCTCAGTGCGCGTCCAGTGTGGATC CTGGGTGGGGTATCAATATCCTGGCTACCGTGGCTACCAGTACGTGTTTGAGAAGGGGGAATACAAGGAGTGCGCGGAGTTCGGCGCCCAGCTTCCCCAAATCCAGTCCGTTCGGCGCATCCGGGACCTGCAGTGGCATCAGAGAGGGGCTTTTCACACCTCCACCTGA
- the crybb2 gene encoding beta-crystallin B2 isoform X2 codes for MASDHQNPASKQQQPGANTFKLAIYEQENFQGRCHELTALCNHLQEAGVEKVGSVLVHCGPWVGYEQPNCKGEQFVFEKGEYPRWDSWTNSRRSDCLGAFRPIKVDSQEHKIVLYESPSFAGKKIEIIDDDVPSFHAHGYQEKVSSVRVQCGSWVGYQYPGYRGYQYVFEKGEYKECAEFGAQLPQIQSVRRIRDLQWHQRGAFHTST; via the exons ATGGCCAGTGATCATCAAAATCCTGCATCCAAACAGCAGCAACCAGGAGCGAATACCTTCAAG CTGGCCATCTATGAGCAGGAGAACTTCCAAGGCCGCTGTCATGAGCTGACTGCGCTCTGCAACCACCTGCAGGAGGCGGGAGTGGAGAAAGTGGGCTCAGTTCTGGTGCACTGTGGACC aTGGGTGGGATACGAACAGCCCAACTGTAAGGGGGAGCAGTTTGTGTTTGAGAAGGGCGAGTATCCTCGCTGGGACTCCTGGACCAACAGCAGACGCAGCGACTGCCTGGGCGCCTTCCGCCCCATCAAAGTG GATAGTCAGGAGCACAAAATCGTCCTGTATGAAAGCCCCAGCTTTGCAGGAAAGAAGATCGAGATCATAGATGATGATGTCCCCAGCTTCCATGCACACGGGTACCAAGAGAAAGTCAGCTCAGTGCGCGTCCAGTGTGGATC CTGGGTGGGGTATCAATATCCTGGCTACCGTGGCTACCAGTACGTGTTTGAGAAGGGGGAATACAAGGAGTGCGCGGAGTTCGGCGCCCAGCTTCCCCAAATCCAGTCCGTTCGGCGCATCCGGGACCTGCAGTGGCATCAGAGAGGGGCTTTTCACACCTCCACCTGA
- the ctu1 gene encoding cytoplasmic tRNA 2-thiolation protein 1, translating into MPVLCSSCEKKRAVLKRPKTGHSLCKECFFWAFEEEVHQTIISARLFNPGETVGIGASGGKDSTVLAHVLKVLNERYNYGLKLLLLSVDEGITGYRDDSLETVKRNEQQYALPLTIVSYEELYGWTMDAIVKQVGLKNNCTFCGVFRRQALDRGAMMLNVDKICTGHNADDVAETVLMNVLRGDIARLRRCTAISTASEGEGVVPRCKPLKYAYEKEIVLYAYFNKLDYFSTECVYSPNAYRGHARTFLKDLESVRPSAIMDVIHSGENLSVREGVRMPVQGTCSRCGYISSQALCKACVLLEGLNRGLPRLGIGKHHRLHGKILAKEPLTQEEERKLKAVDF; encoded by the exons ATGCCTGTCCTCTGTAGTAGCTGTGAGAAGAAACGTGCTGTGCTAAAACGGCCGAAAACGGGCCATTCGCTCTGCAAGGAGTGCTTCTTCTGGGCCTTTGAAGAAGAGGTGCACCAGACCATAATCTCCGCTCGACTTTTCAACCCCGGGGAAACGGTGGGAATTGGAGCGTCGGGTGGGAAGGACTCTACTGTGCTGGCCCATGTGCTGAAGGTGCTCAATGAGCGCTACAACTATGGCTTGAAGCTCCTGTTGCTTTCAGTGGACGAGGGCATCACGGGTTACCGTGACGACTCCCTGGAGACTGTGAAGAGGAACGAGCAGCAGTATGCGTTGCCACTGACGATTGTATCCTATGAGGAGCTGTATGGTTGGACCATGGATGCCATCGTTAAGCAGGTGGGCCTGAAGAACAACTGCACCTTCTGTGGGGTGTTCCGAAGGCAAGCGCTGGACAGAGGGGCCATGATGTTAAACGTGGACAAGATCTGCACAG GTCACAACGCGGACGACGTGGCGGAGACGGTGCTGATGAACGTCCTCCGCGGCGACATCGCCCGGCTGCGGCGGTGCACGGCCATCAGCACGGCCAGCGAGGGCGAGGGGGTGGTGCCGCGCTGCAAGCCCCTCAAGTACGCCTACGAGAAGGAGATCGTGCTCTACGCCTACTTCAACAAGCTGGACTACTTCTCCACCGAGTGCGTCTACTCGCCCAACGCCTACCGCGGCCACGCCCGGACCTTCCTCAAGGACCTGGAGTCCGTGCGGCCCAGCGCCATCATGGACGTCATCCACTCCGGGGAGAACCTGTCGGTGCGGGAGGGGGTGCGCATGCCCGTGCAGGGGACCTGCTCCCGCTGCGGCTACATCTCCAGCCAGGCGCTCTGCAAGGCCTGCGTGCTCCTGGAGGGGCTCAACCGCGGCCTCCCCCGGCTGGGCATCGGCAAGCACCACCGGCTGCACGGCAAAATCCTGGCAAAAGAGCCGCTCACCCAGGAGGAGGAGCGCAAGCTGAAGGCCGTGGACTTCTGA